In Chloracidobacterium sp., the following proteins share a genomic window:
- a CDS encoding nitrate reductase has product MSKVEYLDNIIDRFGPHLHDEPDGGWLSDRVIDKVVDTHCPYCGMQCGLKLLVEQDKVVGLEPRYDFPVNEGRLCPKGVTAYLQTHHPDRLEYPLIKRKGVFERASWDEALDLVVSKLRGLQEEYGKDAVAVYSGSSLTTEKTYLVGKFARVALGTRYIDYNGRLCMASAAAGNNKAFGIDRAANPWSDIPFAEVLIIAGANCAETFPIINGFLWKQRDNGGVWIVIDPRETPTARQGDIHLQLRPGTDAAVTNGILNVLINEKLIDQAFIDSRTNDWEATREVALKYTPDVASQISGVPAEKIVQAGMVYGRAKTGMIMHARGIEHHSNGTENVLSYINIVLATGKIGAKGRGYGTITGQGNGQGGREHGQKADQLPGYRSMLNPEHRKYVAGVWGIDESELPEAGVSAVEMFSKMRDGEIRGLLSICSNMMVSLPDTNKVRESLEALDFNVCIDFFMSEAARYADVVLPGTTWAEDEGTTTSGEGRVIKINKAIKPPGEARRDWDMLQDIAHRLGRGKYFTFSSPEDIFDELRLASKGGKADYYGISYEKIERQNGVFWPCPSEESEGTPRLFEEKFAHDDGKARFHAIEYKGAAEQPDDKYPLVFTSGRIVHQYLSGNQTRRIGFLVQQCPEPFVEIHPETAMKYQINDGERIKVISRRGEGVFPALVVNTIRRDTIFIPYHWGEQLAANQITNAALDPTSKIPEFKACAARIEKIHSRELPILGKGRKGRSASEVQRGK; this is encoded by the coding sequence ATGTCAAAGGTAGAGTATCTCGACAACATCATCGATCGATTCGGGCCGCACCTGCACGACGAGCCCGACGGCGGCTGGCTGTCAGACCGCGTGATCGACAAGGTCGTGGATACGCATTGCCCCTATTGCGGAATGCAGTGCGGGCTAAAGCTGCTCGTTGAGCAAGACAAGGTCGTCGGCCTTGAGCCGCGATATGATTTTCCCGTTAACGAAGGACGGCTATGCCCGAAAGGTGTGACGGCGTATCTGCAGACGCATCATCCGGATCGCCTTGAATATCCGTTGATCAAGCGAAAGGGTGTTTTCGAGCGGGCGAGTTGGGACGAGGCACTCGATCTGGTCGTCTCGAAGCTCCGGGGTTTGCAGGAGGAATACGGCAAGGACGCTGTTGCAGTCTATTCCGGCTCGTCCCTGACTACTGAGAAAACATACTTGGTCGGTAAATTTGCCCGCGTGGCTCTCGGGACTCGATACATCGATTACAATGGCCGCCTGTGTATGGCCTCGGCAGCAGCTGGGAACAACAAAGCGTTTGGCATCGACCGTGCGGCTAATCCATGGAGTGATATTCCGTTCGCCGAGGTGCTGATAATCGCAGGGGCCAACTGTGCCGAGACATTCCCGATAATCAACGGGTTCCTGTGGAAGCAGCGTGACAATGGCGGCGTCTGGATCGTCATTGATCCGCGCGAAACGCCGACAGCCCGGCAAGGTGATATTCACCTGCAGTTGAGGCCCGGAACCGATGCGGCGGTAACGAACGGAATACTGAACGTGCTGATAAACGAGAAGCTGATCGACCAGGCGTTCATTGACAGCCGGACGAACGATTGGGAGGCAACAAGAGAGGTTGCGCTCAAATATACGCCTGATGTTGCATCGCAGATCTCCGGCGTTCCGGCCGAGAAGATCGTGCAGGCCGGAATGGTTTACGGCCGGGCAAAGACGGGAATGATAATGCACGCCCGCGGCATAGAGCACCATTCCAACGGCACCGAAAACGTACTTAGCTATATCAACATCGTGCTTGCGACCGGCAAGATAGGTGCGAAAGGTCGCGGGTACGGGACGATTACGGGCCAGGGGAACGGGCAGGGCGGACGTGAGCACGGGCAGAAGGCCGATCAATTGCCGGGCTATAGATCGATGTTGAACCCCGAGCACCGCAAGTATGTCGCAGGCGTTTGGGGGATCGACGAGTCCGAACTCCCCGAGGCGGGAGTTTCGGCGGTCGAGATGTTTAGCAAGATGCGCGACGGCGAGATACGCGGCCTGCTCTCGATCTGCAGCAACATGATGGTCTCGCTGCCGGACACAAACAAGGTGCGCGAGTCGCTTGAGGCGCTCGATTTCAACGTCTGCATAGACTTTTTTATGTCCGAGGCCGCCCGCTATGCCGACGTCGTTCTGCCAGGGACGACTTGGGCCGAGGACGAGGGCACCACGACCAGTGGCGAGGGCCGCGTCATCAAGATAAACAAGGCTATCAAGCCGCCCGGTGAAGCCCGCCGCGACTGGGACATGCTGCAGGACATCGCCCACCGGCTCGGGCGTGGAAAGTACTTTACTTTCAGTAGTCCCGAAGATATCTTCGACGAGTTGCGGCTTGCGTCAAAGGGCGGCAAGGCCGATTACTATGGGATCTCATACGAGAAGATCGAGCGGCAGAACGGCGTCTTTTGGCCTTGCCCCTCCGAGGAGAGCGAGGGCACGCCGCGCCTTTTTGAGGAGAAATTCGCGCATGACGACGGCAAGGCGAGATTTCACGCAATCGAATACAAGGGGGCTGCCGAGCAGCCTGATGACAAGTATCCGCTTGTTTTTACAAGCGGCCGCATAGTGCACCAATACCTTTCGGGAAATCAGACACGGCGGATAGGTTTTCTCGTGCAACAGTGTCCGGAGCCCTTCGTCGAGATACATCCTGAGACGGCGATGAAGTACCAGATAAACGACGGCGAACGCATCAAGGTGATCTCACGCCGCGGTGAGGGAGTGTTTCCCGCTCTTGTCGTTAATACCATCCGGCGGGATACGATCTTTATTCCTTATCACTGGGGTGAACAACTCGCCGCAAATCAGATAACGAATGCGGCACTCGACCCGACGTCGAAGATACCTGAATTCAAAGCCTGCGCGGCGAGGATCGAAAAGATACATTCGCGTGAGCTTCCGATCCTGGGCAAGGGCCGTAAGGGGCGGAGCGCGAGCGAGGTGCAGCGAGGAAAATGA
- a CDS encoding 4Fe-4S dicluster domain-containing protein — MMQETMFIDPQRCIGCRSCVAACRECGTHKGYSMIFVDYLDRAETTATMPTICMHCNEPTCAQVCPADAIKQTEDGVVLSALKPRCLDCRNCVNACPFGVPKYNSAMHLQMKCDMCYDRTSEGLKPMCASVCPTGALTFGKYQDVVPLRRTKPVNVHVFGNQKVETKVFLMLPTDEEAVDVDGCGVFEGRLGVDPSIHESWIDTQVEETDKGNEF; from the coding sequence ATGATGCAGGAGACCATGTTCATCGATCCGCAAAGGTGCATCGGCTGCCGGTCCTGCGTGGCGGCCTGCCGCGAGTGCGGGACACACAAGGGCTATTCGATGATCTTTGTCGATTATCTCGACCGGGCCGAAACGACGGCGACGATGCCGACGATCTGCATGCACTGCAACGAGCCCACCTGTGCGCAGGTCTGCCCGGCCGATGCAATCAAACAGACCGAGGACGGTGTGGTGCTTTCGGCACTCAAGCCGCGCTGCCTCGATTGCCGGAACTGCGTGAATGCGTGCCCATTCGGCGTGCCGAAATACAACTCGGCAATGCACCTGCAAATGAAGTGCGACATGTGCTATGACCGCACGAGCGAAGGGCTAAAACCGATGTGCGCGAGCGTTTGCCCGACCGGAGCACTGACATTCGGTAAGTATCAAGACGTTGTGCCGCTGCGGCGGACGAAACCCGTGAACGTGCACGTTTTTGGCAATCAGAAGGTGGAGACAAAGGTCTTTCTGATGCTGCCAACGGATGAGGAAGCCGTCGATGTGGATGGATGCGGCGTTTTTGAAGGACGACTTGGCGTCGATCCGTCGATCCATGAGTCATGGATCGACACGCAAGTGGAAGAAACGGACAAGGGCAATGAATTCTAG
- a CDS encoding ubiquinol-cytochrome c reductase iron-sulfur subunit gives MSSNLSETIDRVLADETDVRRATDSHQAEFPYSRDQEAEVTRREFCNFLVLTSTTMFAGAAGFSAKAMYDAGVEKRFAPTPIEDSETLTPGSAMNFTYPGEEDTAILIRSRDGSYHAFGQKCTHLSCPVYYSKEHQRIECPCHEGGFSERTGEVLYGPPPRPLDKIEIEVHNGRVFATGREVRGNET, from the coding sequence ATGAGTTCAAATCTGTCAGAGACTATCGACCGAGTTCTTGCTGACGAAACCGACGTTCGGCGGGCGACGGATTCGCACCAGGCCGAGTTTCCGTATAGCCGCGATCAGGAGGCCGAGGTGACGAGACGGGAGTTTTGCAACTTTCTCGTCCTGACATCGACCACGATGTTTGCGGGTGCGGCCGGTTTTTCGGCAAAGGCTATGTACGACGCGGGAGTCGAGAAGCGATTCGCGCCGACCCCAATAGAGGATTCTGAGACCCTCACGCCGGGGAGCGCGATGAACTTTACATATCCGGGCGAGGAGGACACGGCGATCCTTATCAGGTCGCGCGATGGCAGCTATCATGCTTTCGGACAGAAATGCACCCACCTCTCGTGTCCCGTCTATTATTCGAAAGAACACCAGCGGATCGAATGCCCATGTCACGAGGGCGGATTCAGCGAGAGGACGGGCGAGGTGCTCTACGGCCCGCCTCCGCGGCCGCTCGATAAGATCGAGATCGAGGTGCACAACGGCCGCGTCTTTGCGACCGGCAGAGAGGTGAGGGGCAATGAAACCTAG
- a CDS encoding tellurite resistance/C4-dicarboxylate transporter family protein: protein MEPESNHKAEGRLMRAVADLFPGYFALVMATGITSIAMHSLGMPGIAAAFVYVNVAAFVILWAMLLLRLVWFFPRVLTDLGDHVRGPGFFTVVAASCVLGSQFVIVKEEYEAAAALWFLGIACWLVIMYGFFTAVTVKEDKPVLQKGINGAWLVAAVATHSISVLGTLLAGHFSPYTEPILFFTLCMFLVGCMLYLMLITLIFYRFTFLDITRETLTPPYWINMGAVAITTLAGARLILAVGEWQFLSEIRPFLVGFTLFFWASGTWWIPLLLILGAWRHFYKRQPLSYDPQYWSMVFPLGMYTACTFQLAKAIPFQPLLVIPKIFVFLALAAWTATFLGMIYSFIPRRDRL from the coding sequence ATGGAGCCGGAATCGAACCATAAGGCCGAGGGCCGTTTGATGCGTGCCGTCGCCGATCTTTTCCCGGGCTATTTTGCCCTCGTGATGGCTACGGGAATTACGTCGATAGCCATGCATTCCCTCGGAATGCCGGGCATTGCGGCAGCATTCGTCTATGTCAATGTGGCGGCGTTCGTCATCCTGTGGGCAATGCTGCTCTTGAGGCTTGTATGGTTCTTCCCGCGCGTATTGACGGACCTCGGCGACCACGTTCGCGGGCCCGGCTTCTTTACGGTGGTTGCCGCGTCGTGCGTGCTGGGCAGCCAGTTCGTGATCGTTAAGGAAGAGTATGAGGCCGCGGCCGCCTTGTGGTTCCTCGGCATCGCATGCTGGCTGGTGATAATGTATGGCTTCTTTACGGCGGTCACAGTAAAAGAGGACAAGCCCGTACTCCAAAAGGGCATAAACGGAGCCTGGCTGGTAGCAGCGGTTGCGACGCATTCGATATCAGTTCTCGGCACGCTGCTGGCCGGCCACTTCAGCCCCTATACTGAGCCGATACTCTTTTTTACGCTCTGCATGTTCCTCGTTGGCTGCATGCTGTATCTGATGCTGATCACGCTGATCTTTTACCGGTTCACGTTCCTCGATATTACCCGCGAGACCCTTACGCCGCCCTACTGGATCAACATGGGGGCCGTCGCCATTACGACACTTGCGGGAGCAAGGCTGATACTCGCAGTGGGCGAATGGCAGTTCCTGAGCGAGATCCGTCCGTTTCTGGTCGGGTTCACCCTATTCTTCTGGGCGTCGGGAACATGGTGGATACCGCTGCTGCTGATCCTCGGAGCCTGGCGGCATTTCTACAAGAGGCAGCCGCTAAGCTATGATCCGCAGTACTGGAGCATGGTCTTCCCGTTGGGAATGTACACGGCGTGCACATTCCAGCTTGCCAAGGCAATACCCTTCCAGCCGCTGCTCGTGATACCAAAGATCTTTGTATTCTTGGCGCTTGCCGCTTGGACGGCCACATTTCTCGGCATGATCTACAGCTTTATTCCGCGGCGAGATCGACTTTAA
- a CDS encoding SDR family oxidoreductase codes for MSLLLEGKLAFVSGGTRGLGAAMCDVFAREGADVAFNYHSSDERAEATKRTIESHGRRALSFKVSVTDRYGMKHVAREIKDAWGPIDILVNNAAVNKPDNFATTTDRSWDWVVDTNVGSLFAVTKPFYKQMIRERRGHILNITSVGAIRSLPTSVHYATSKAAMIGFTKCLSREAANFGISVNAIAAGIFDTDLGNTLPDRLLQIHEFWVSKGRSGIPSELAEYAAFLVSDRNTFMNGEVVIVDGGAVT; via the coding sequence ATGAGCCTGCTTCTGGAAGGTAAGCTTGCATTCGTGTCCGGCGGCACGCGCGGACTCGGCGCCGCGATGTGCGATGTTTTTGCCCGCGAAGGCGCTGACGTGGCGTTCAATTATCACTCGAGCGACGAGCGTGCTGAGGCGACAAAACGCACCATCGAGTCTCACGGCCGTCGAGCCCTGTCCTTCAAGGTCTCGGTCACCGATCGCTACGGCATGAAACACGTCGCCCGCGAGATCAAGGATGCATGGGGCCCGATCGATATTCTGGTAAACAACGCGGCGGTAAATAAGCCCGACAATTTCGCGACCACGACGGACAGATCCTGGGATTGGGTCGTAGATACCAACGTCGGCAGCCTGTTTGCCGTCACAAAGCCCTTCTACAAACAGATGATCCGCGAACGCCGCGGCCATATTCTTAACATCACCTCGGTCGGAGCGATCCGCAGTCTGCCAACGTCTGTCCACTACGCTACGTCAAAGGCCGCGATGATCGGATTTACAAAATGCCTCTCGCGCGAAGCGGCGAACTTTGGCATTTCGGTCAACGCCATCGCCGCCGGCATATTTGACACCGATCTCGGAAACACGCTGCCCGACCGCCTGCTCCAGATACACGAATTTTGGGTGTCAAAAGGCCGCTCCGGCATCCCGTCCGAGCTCGCCGAATATGCCGCGTTCCTCGTCAGTGACCGCAACACCTTTATGAACGGCGAGGTCGTCATCGTCGACGGCGGCGCCGTAACCTAG
- a CDS encoding glycosyltransferase, whose translation MQPNNPKILIISSDTGGGHRSAAVAITEGLKRFWKGESAAVRTIRAVEDSHHITEKLVNVYNWLLRHKQGWMKYLYWAVNKLRPETREFFHKRCFGYARDVFEKWCPHIVVSVHPLTQHFVAKVLHELNLSHQVPLVTVVTDPCYGFWRGWACDDVSLYLVANDEARQQLIDYGIAEEKIKVSGMPVHPKFHELDEADAQNARRAYGLDPDKFTVFVNAGWIGGGNVPQIFRELVRGELDVQAIFLAGKNDELRAEAERIAKSAKFPVKVIGYSDEIEKLMQSANVMVSKLGGLTTFEALACRLPIIADATTPPMPQEAGTVRLLETRGAGVLLKKSADIVPTIQDLVSDNTRYLQMKAATAGLTMPNSTEQIVREINALWPNIQAGPVHAAA comes from the coding sequence ATGCAGCCCAACAACCCCAAAATTCTAATAATCTCCTCCGACACGGGCGGTGGGCACCGTTCGGCTGCGGTTGCTATCACCGAGGGCCTCAAACGGTTCTGGAAGGGCGAGTCGGCGGCTGTTCGCACTATACGTGCCGTCGAGGACTCGCATCACATCACCGAAAAGCTCGTAAATGTTTACAACTGGCTCCTGCGGCACAAGCAGGGCTGGATGAAATACCTCTATTGGGCGGTGAATAAGCTCCGTCCTGAGACACGCGAGTTCTTTCACAAGCGATGCTTTGGTTACGCACGCGACGTGTTCGAGAAATGGTGCCCGCATATCGTTGTCAGCGTCCATCCACTGACGCAGCATTTTGTGGCGAAGGTTTTACATGAACTTAATCTGTCACATCAGGTTCCGCTCGTAACTGTTGTAACCGATCCATGTTATGGATTCTGGAGGGGCTGGGCCTGTGATGATGTTTCTCTCTATCTCGTCGCTAACGACGAAGCCCGCCAGCAGTTGATCGACTACGGTATCGCTGAGGAAAAGATAAAGGTATCGGGCATGCCCGTGCACCCCAAATTCCACGAACTCGACGAGGCAGACGCCCAAAACGCCCGTCGTGCCTACGGCCTCGATCCCGACAAGTTCACCGTATTTGTGAACGCGGGATGGATCGGTGGCGGCAATGTCCCACAGATCTTCCGGGAACTCGTTCGGGGTGAACTAGATGTTCAGGCCATCTTTCTCGCCGGAAAAAATGACGAACTGCGAGCTGAAGCTGAGCGGATCGCAAAGTCTGCCAAATTCCCTGTCAAGGTCATCGGTTATTCCGACGAGATCGAGAAACTGATGCAATCGGCGAACGTCATGGTTTCAAAACTCGGCGGCCTTACTACTTTCGAGGCCCTTGCCTGCCGCCTGCCGATAATCGCCGACGCAACGACTCCGCCGATGCCCCAGGAGGCCGGGACCGTCCGCCTTCTTGAGACAAGAGGTGCCGGTGTTCTGCTCAAGAAGAGTGCCGATATAGTCCCTACGATCCAGGATCTCGTAAGCGACAATACTCGTTATCTTCAAATGAAGGCCGCTACGGCGGGGCTGACCATGCCCAATTCGACCGAGCAGATCGTCCGCGAGATCAACGCCCTCTGGCCCAATATCCAAGCCGGACCCGTGCACGCCGCCGCCTAA
- a CDS encoding radical SAM protein, with protein sequence MDFATKEIFKRYASLVTGRTISPVFLNILVTSVCDMRCTHCFFTDELDDRPRKKLQMKADEIARISETLGGNLGVLVLAGGEPFTRKDLPEIVRAFYENNKLDSVYLMSNGQIHPRIFPDVARIMDECPKLNVSVALGIDGMKEAHEKIRRKEGSWDKAIHTARTLQQMKREQYPQLDIQTCTCVMNSNQDTIFDWYDFLKYDLKPDKVNINYIRPPSADPSELDFDHQMYARLSDMILEDTKSAALKNNYGGKGGFFKAAVDIYMHGVIAKTKEEDKAQLKCYAGSAGAVIYDNGALSSCENKADVLNLRDYDWNFQAAWNTDLMKQRRKEAGAGCHCTHESNCFYPSLPFNVKHLVKIKKLESEMKKAAKDAGFITGREVALKA encoded by the coding sequence ATGGATTTTGCGACAAAAGAGATCTTTAAGCGATACGCCAGCCTGGTAACGGGCCGGACGATATCACCCGTTTTCCTAAATATCCTTGTGACAAGTGTTTGCGACATGCGCTGCACACACTGTTTCTTCACGGATGAGCTTGATGACCGTCCGCGAAAAAAGCTGCAGATGAAGGCCGATGAGATCGCCCGCATATCCGAAACACTTGGGGGCAATCTCGGCGTCCTCGTACTCGCCGGAGGCGAACCGTTCACACGCAAGGACCTGCCCGAGATCGTCCGCGCTTTCTACGAGAATAATAAGCTCGACAGCGTTTATCTGATGTCAAACGGCCAGATCCACCCGCGCATCTTCCCCGATGTGGCCCGCATCATGGACGAATGCCCGAAGCTGAACGTAAGCGTCGCTCTCGGCATCGACGGAATGAAGGAAGCTCACGAGAAGATCCGCCGCAAGGAAGGCAGTTGGGACAAGGCCATCCACACGGCACGCACGCTTCAGCAGATGAAGCGAGAGCAGTATCCGCAACTCGACATTCAGACGTGCACCTGTGTGATGAACTCGAACCAGGACACGATATTCGACTGGTACGATTTCCTCAAGTACGACCTCAAACCGGACAAGGTCAACATCAATTACATCCGCCCGCCATCGGCCGATCCGAGCGAACTCGACTTTGACCACCAGATGTATGCTCGCCTGTCGGACATGATCCTAGAGGACACCAAGAGTGCCGCGTTAAAAAACAATTACGGCGGCAAGGGCGGTTTCTTCAAGGCCGCAGTCGACATCTACATGCACGGCGTGATCGCAAAGACCAAGGAAGAGGACAAGGCTCAGCTCAAATGTTACGCCGGTTCTGCCGGTGCCGTGATCTATGACAACGGTGCCCTTTCGTCGTGCGAGAACAAGGCCGATGTCCTGAACCTGCGTGACTACGACTGGAATTTCCAGGCCGCTTGGAACACGGACCTGATGAAACAGCGCCGCAAAGAGGCCGGTGCGGGCTGTCACTGCACGCACGAGTCGAACTGCTTCTACCCGTCGCTGCCTTTTAACGTCAAACATCTCGTCAAGATCAAGAAACTCGAGAGCGAGATGAAAAAAGCGGCAAAGGACGCAGGATTTATCACCGGACGCGAAGTTGCTCTGAAGGCGTAG
- a CDS encoding cysteine desulfurase, which produces MFRRVYLDNAATTPLDPAVVEAMMPYLTEHFGNPSSIHYFGQQARAAVDKARHQVADLIGARPNEIIFTSGGTEADNLAIRGFAESNASYGRHIIASAIEHPAVRGACEELGKRGFEITYLPVYENGIVKVDDLKNAIRPDTLMVSVMTANNEIGTLQAVVEIGRVVRERRDAGQKIWFHTDAVQAAGKTALNVGEIGCDLLTISAHKIHGPKGSGALYLRRGVRITPQNLGGHQERERRGGTESVALIAGFGEACEIAGAVLDDSARSLAALRDELERRIANSIPNTIFNGDRSARLPNITNISFRGIEGEALLINLDMHGIAVSTGSACSSGTLEPSPVIRALGREDGEARSAVRFSLGRFNTIEDIDRLMEVLPSAVENLRGLAVQR; this is translated from the coding sequence ATGTTCCGCCGCGTTTACCTCGATAATGCTGCCACGACGCCGCTCGATCCTGCGGTCGTTGAGGCAATGATGCCGTATCTCACCGAGCATTTTGGAAACCCTTCGAGCATTCACTATTTTGGCCAGCAGGCACGAGCGGCTGTGGACAAGGCCCGGCATCAGGTCGCGGACCTGATCGGCGCGCGTCCGAATGAGATCATCTTTACATCGGGCGGCACAGAGGCCGATAACCTCGCTATCCGCGGCTTCGCCGAATCAAATGCGAGCTACGGCCGCCACATTATTGCCTCCGCGATCGAGCATCCGGCGGTCCGCGGTGCTTGCGAGGAACTGGGAAAGCGCGGATTTGAGATTACTTATCTGCCCGTCTATGAAAACGGGATCGTCAAAGTCGACGATCTCAAGAACGCTATCCGTCCCGACACGCTGATGGTGAGCGTGATGACGGCGAACAACGAGATCGGCACGCTCCAGGCTGTTGTCGAGATCGGGCGTGTTGTGCGTGAACGCCGCGATGCCGGACAGAAGATATGGTTTCACACTGACGCAGTTCAGGCGGCCGGTAAGACGGCCTTGAATGTCGGTGAGATCGGCTGCGACCTGCTGACGATCTCGGCACACAAGATCCACGGGCCCAAGGGAAGCGGCGCTCTCTATCTGCGGCGCGGCGTCCGGATAACCCCACAGAATCTCGGCGGGCATCAGGAGCGCGAGCGTCGCGGCGGGACTGAGTCGGTGGCCCTGATCGCGGGATTTGGCGAGGCCTGCGAGATTGCCGGCGCTGTTTTGGACGACTCAGCGAGATCATTAGCGGCGCTGCGGGACGAGTTGGAACGGCGAATCGCGAACTCGATCCCGAATACAATCTTTAACGGCGACCGCTCCGCCCGACTGCCGAATATCACGAATATTTCCTTTCGAGGAATAGAGGGCGAGGCTCTGCTCATCAATCTGGACATGCACGGTATCGCGGTGTCGACCGGCTCGGCCTGTTCATCCGGAACCCTTGAGCCGTCGCCCGTGATAAGGGCATTGGGCCGCGAGGATGGCGAGGCTCGGAGCGCCGTGAGATTCAGCCTGGGTCGGTTCAACACGATTGAGGACATTGACCGCTTGATGGAGGTGCTGCCGTCGGCGGTTGAGAATCTTCGCGGGTTGGCCGTTCAGCGATAA